The Sceloporus undulatus isolate JIND9_A2432 ecotype Alabama unplaced genomic scaffold, SceUnd_v1.1 scaffold_5981, whole genome shotgun sequence genome includes the window CATCCCTGATGATGCATGTGAGAACGCATACAggggaaaaaccatacaaatggtCAGTCTGTGAGAAATGCTTTGTCAATAAGGGAAACCTTGTCTCACATGTGAGAATCCAGAGGGGAGAAACCGTATGAATGCACggaatgtgggaaaagcttcagcaCAAGCTTTCAGTTCATAGAACATAAGAGGCTACAtactggggagaaaccatatacgTGTTCTGACTGCAGCCAAAGCTTCAATTCAAAATCAAACCTTATTACCCataaaagaacccacacaggggagaaaccatatcagTGCACAGTATGTGGGAAGGGCTTCCGGGTTAAATCATCCCTTACTAAACAcataagaatccacacaggggagaagccttATGGATGTTCAGAGTGCGGGAAGAGCTTCAACACTAGCTCTCTGCTAGTAAATCACAGaagggtccacacaggagagaagccatataaatgctcAGTCTGTGGGAAAAGCTTTcgtcaaaaaggaaaccttgtcTTGCATATGagaattcacacaggggagaagccataccgGTGTTGTGACTGTGACAAAAGCTTCATTGATAAAAAGTCTCTTATTAAACACAAGAGGACCCACACAGAAGAAGAACTTTATGAATGCTCAGAGGTACAAAACTTCAGGTACAAAACTTCAGTACTGTACTTAGCTAGGAGAGTACTTAATATATACAAGAAGATCTTTTGTCTGTGAGGAAAAATTTCATAGCAGCACTGTCTTTGGGTTTGTCTACATTTGggttgctcctggagtattctgatcCTTAATTCCCCCCATGTCCTTCCCTGATCTGCTGCAGGTTTTTGGTGAGCATTGTGAAAACAACCTGGATCTGATTCAGGGTTTTGTGTCTGCATAATGTAAATAGCATGCAGCGAGCCCATGGGGAATTTGGGCTTTATAAATAATGCAGACATTACTTGTAATGTGAACAACAGAAGATTTGTACAGGAGATCCAGCTCCTAGAGAAAACTGAAACATATGTTTAGAGCTCCATGGCTCCATGAATTTGTCCCAGTGCAGTACCAGAGATCAAAATGGGGGCTTACTCAATAGATGCCACCAAAATCAGAAACAGTGACTTAAATCCAGCTGCTAATCCCATTTAGGTAAATCAGTTGAATCACTAAGAGTGTAAGTCTTACAAGAGGATCccacataaatcccattgatttaatgaagCCATCTGTTCTGGTTGGGACTATCAAGTTGAATCTATGCTAATGTCACCAGGCCTTGCTTCCAATGGCTTGGTAATTTCTAGCACAACTGGCATACACTGCAAATGTCATGATGTTTTCTCCTTTTATCGTATCACAATGAGGGCTGCCAATGACCAAGAGCAGTTGATCTGGACAGATTGGGCAATGCTTCTCTTTCTCATATGCATGGTAGGAAGAGACATGACACATTGGTCCTTTCCCTGTCCTAGCATTTCTTCACAACACTGTCATATTGGATGTAAAGAAATAGTATTTGAATATTACGACCACATGTTTGAGAGCCAGTGGATTTCAGCCAAATTTGTATGGTCTGTTTCCAGAGACAGTGCAGTCAGTACCTGACCTGCCTGGCTTAGGAAACCTCTGAGGTATCATCTCTATTGAGTTCTATGTTCTTTCAGGAAGAACATTGACAAAATGTTTGAAGGAGAAGACTGGGATGGTGAAGGAACAAGTCCTATAAGGAATAGTTTTTAAAGATGACATGGcaaagatcattttgaattctgatcctttcctctggggtattagctttgGATAATTGTGATGCCACCTTGCACAATGAGGATCTCCGCAtagtgtatatgcatatgtaccttcaagttacctgtcaatttatggtgatcccatagggtttccttaagcaaggaatactcagaggtggtttgccaatttctttctttgaaatgtaacttacagcacctggtattcactggcagtctcccatctaagtattaaccagagcttaTCCTGCACAAtcatagcagtatgattccactttaactgccatggcaacatgctaTGAA containing:
- the LOC121918209 gene encoding zinc finger protein 3-like translates to GEKPYECTECGKSFSTSFQFIEHKRLHTGEKPYTCSDCSQSFNSKSNLITHKRTHTGEKPYQCTVCGKGFRVKSSLTKHIRIHTGEKPYGCSECGKSFNTSSLLVNHRRVHTGEKPYKCSVCGKSFRQKGNLVLHMRIHTGEKPYRCCDCDKSFIDKKSLIKHKRTHTEEELYECSEVQNF